GGCCTTTTTCTCGACATGGGCATGGGTTAACTAGGGCAAAACCATAAGTACATTAACAGCAATAGATGATTTACTATTCCTAGGAGAAGTAAATAAAGTTTTAGTTATAGCGCCTTTAAGAGTAGCAGAAGATACATGGAGTACAGAAGTTGATAAATGGGACCATATTAAGCATTTAAAAATATCTAAGATTTTAGGAACTCCAACACAAAGAAAAAAAGCAGTACTAAAAGATGCGGATATTTATGTGACAAATAGAGAAAATGTAGTTTGGTTAGTTGATAATTATTTTAAGAATTGGAAGTGGGACACATGTGTTATAGATGAATTGAGTTCTTTTAAATCTTCCAAGGCTAAAAGGTTTAGAGCTTTAAAGAAAGTCAGGCCATACTTTAAAAGAATAGTAGGACTTACTGGAACTCCAGCACCTAATAGTTTAATTGATTTATGGCCACAGGTTTATTTATTAGATGGTGGTAAAAGATTGGGCAAAACTATAACAGGGTATAAGGACCAATATTTTTATCCAGTGCAAATGAATGGCCATATTGTTTATAAGTATGGACTAAAAGATGGAGCAGAAGAACAGATCCATAGAAAGATAAGTGATATTTGTATTTCTATGATGGCCAAAGATTATTTAGATATTCCTGAAAGGATTGATAATATTATAAATATTAAGTTACCTGATGAAGCAGTAAAGAGGTACAAGCAGTTAGAGAAAGACCTAGTAATAGAACTTGACGAAAATGATATTACTGCAGCTAATGCAGCAGTACTTACAAATAAGTTATTGCAAATGTCTAATGGGGCTATTTATTCGGAGGACAAGCAAGTTGTAAAAATTCATGATGAAAAAATAAACAAACTTGAAGAAATAATTGATACGGCAAATGGTAAGCCAGTTTTAGTATTTTATAATTTTAAACATGACTACGATAGAATAGCTAAAATGTTAGATAAGCTTAAAGTTAAATATCAAACATTGGATAATTCAGAAGATATTAAGGCATGGAATAGTGGAGAAATAGAAGTTGCATTATTACATCCAGCTTCAGCAGGTCATGGTTTAAATCTTCAATATGGTGGTAATATTATTGTTTGGTTTGGGCTTACATGGAGTTTAGAACTATATCAACAGGCTAATGCAAGACTTCACAGGCAGGGACAGAAAGAGGCAGTTATAATTCATCATTTAGTGAGTATTGGCACAGTTGATGAGGATGTGATGAAAGCTTTAAGTAATAAAGAAATCAATCAAAATACATTACTTGAAGCAGTAAAGGCTAGGTTAAAAGAGGTGGATAAATGCAAAGGGTAAAAGAATATTTGAATCAAGCTTATAGGTTGAACAAGCTTATAAATAATAAACAAAAGCAAATAGATAGTTTAAGAAGCTTAAGCATTAGTTTAAGTTGTAACCAAGATGAAAGAGTACAAACATCTTTAAGAAATGATAAAATTAGTTCTATGATAGCTAAAGTAATTGACCTAGAAAGAGAGATAACAAATGATATAGATAAGTATATAGATTTAAAAAAAGAAATAATGATGGAGATAGATAAGCTTAAAAATGGAGATCAGATTGAATTACTATACTCAAGATATTTAGAGTTTAAGCGGTGGGAATATATTGCAGTAGAAATGGGGTATAGTGTTAGACAAATTTATAGGATTCATGGTGAAGCATTAAAGAACTTAGAGGGTGTCATTGAATGTCACTAATAAAGTGTGTTAATGTTAAACTAATGTATTGTACAAATATAAAGAGTACTTGGAAATTATCCAGGTACTTTTTTATTTGTAGAGGAAGGTGAGAGGTTTGAGAATAGAAAAAATATTAAAAGTACAACAACCAAGGGAACATAAACAATTGAATGAGAATAGAAAAGAGAATAAGAAAAAATCTAGGAGAGGCGAAAACCTCTCTTTTTCTGATGTTATGGAGCTAATGAAACATGATAGTTATAAGAGGGGTAAGGGTGGAGCACTGAGGCAGAGGTAGGTGAGATGTATGAAAGATTTTATTTGGTTTTGGAAGGCTAGTAAAAAGTATACTGGATACAATTGGATTAAACTATTTTGTTTAGGATGGAAACCATTATTTAAATTTATGAGATTGACACGAGACAATAGAGAATATATAAGAAATAATCCACGATAAAAGGAGGTGGCATTGTGGCCAAACTAACACCAAAACAACAAAGATTTGTAGAAGAATATCTTATAGACCTTAATGCCACACAAGCGGCAATTAGGGCAGGATATTCGCCTAAGACAGCTAAAGATATTGGATGTGAGAACTTAGCAAAACCCAACATACGCGCGTGTATAGACAAAGCTATGGCAGAGAGGTCAAAACGTACTGGAATAAATGCTGATAGGGTTCTTCAGGAACTAGCAAGAATAGGTTTTGTTAATCCTAAAGACGTTATTAATTTTAATAAAGCTTCAGTAGAATCAAATGCCAGTGAAGATGATCTAGCTGCTATTCAATCAGTTAAGGTTAAGATGATGCAATCTGAAAATGGTGACATGGTTGAAAGAGAAGTTAGGCTTAATGATAAGCTTAAGGCTCTGGAGCTTATGGGTAAGCACCTAGGAATGTTCAAAGACAATGTAAATATTAATGCAAATGTAAATAGCACTAAGAAGCTAGATTCAATACTAGAGCAATTAGGTGATGAAGATAATGAGTGATGAATACAAGTTATCTCCAAAATATAGAGACTTTCTAAAACACAATGCCCCAGTAGAGTTTTTGGAGGGCACAACAGCAGCAGGCAAAACTACAGTAGGAATTACAAAGTTTATGTTAAAGGTTGCTAAGTCAAATAAGAAAATGCATGTAATAGCATCTAAAACAACAGGAGTTGCAGAAAAGAACATAATCCAAAAGGAATATGGAATTTTAGATGTGTTTGGTGATTTAGTAAGATATAACGGTAATGGTGATAAGGATAATAAAATACCTCACATAAGATATCAAACACCCAAAGGTGAGAAGATAATATATATTCTAGGTTATGATAATGCAGATAAGTGGAAGATGGCACTAGGTTCGCAGTTTGGTTGCGTATTGATAGATGAAATTAACACAGCAAGTATTGAATTTGTAAGAGAAATATGTACAAGAAATGATTACTTAATGGCCACACTTAATCCTGATGATCCTAATTTACCTATTTATTCAGAGTTTATAAATTGTAGTAGACCACTAGAAAAATATAAAAAAGATGTTCCAAAAGAAATAATGGAGCAATTAAACAGCGAAGAGAAATCAGGTTGGACATACTGGTTTTTTTCTTTTTATGATAATGCAAGTTTATCTGAAGCAGATATAGAGAAGAAGAAGTTAAGTGCTCCAAAAGGAACAAAGCTTTATAAAAATAAAATACTAGGCT
The DNA window shown above is from Haloimpatiens massiliensis and carries:
- a CDS encoding terminase small subunit; the encoded protein is MAKLTPKQQRFVEEYLIDLNATQAAIRAGYSPKTAKDIGCENLAKPNIRACIDKAMAERSKRTGINADRVLQELARIGFVNPKDVINFNKASVESNASEDDLAAIQSVKVKMMQSENGDMVEREVRLNDKLKALELMGKHLGMFKDNVNINANVNSTKKLDSILEQLGDEDNE
- a CDS encoding terminase large subunit domain-containing protein; the encoded protein is MSDEYKLSPKYRDFLKHNAPVEFLEGTTAAGKTTVGITKFMLKVAKSNKKMHVIASKTTGVAEKNIIQKEYGILDVFGDLVRYNGNGDKDNKIPHIRYQTPKGEKIIYILGYDNADKWKMALGSQFGCVLIDEINTASIEFVREICTRNDYLMATLNPDDPNLPIYSEFINCSRPLEKYKKDVPKEIMEQLNSEEKSGWTYWFFSFYDNASLSEADIEKKKLSAPKGTKLYKNKILGLRGRATGLIFSNFERRNNVISKKKAKTMKFVQFTAGLDTSYSQNSPDTFAFTFLGITDKKEVVVLDEEVYNNANLETPLAPSDIAPRFFKFLEKNRKEWGFARDVFIDSADQATIMELKKFKRTNACLYNFLNSYKKVEIIDRIHLMLGWINTASKIYYYVVDTCTEHIRELECYSWKEDKYEPEDANDHTINSSQYAWIPFRKIIGDYKEE